A region of Corvus cornix cornix isolate S_Up_H32 chromosome 3, ASM73873v5, whole genome shotgun sequence DNA encodes the following proteins:
- the LOC109144810 gene encoding zinc finger and BTB domain-containing protein 12 has product MAAGAHASCAEVLHFQLQGHEAVVLCSMTWLQAEDHFCNVTIVAQSLPFRGRRVILDAFSPFLRDQFLLNPAAELRMLQAHTNPVLADLLLSWYTGTLEFARCDLVNYLTAASYLQIEHMVVCCHGALARFVQLPPAAPTQLPEPEEDEDKEDEEDVAPDVYIVKVEPAATPHRCREMRAWPAVATAKAARVAQGGGVAAAAAMAGTAGMAAQDPLCSPQLGVGKACYSLAKDGEGEGLLIFPGGSGEEPVGSVGTVSSLGAAVAGTGLVVSTPSASLRCRKCREAFQGVEKLVFHMRTLHFVFMCLHCGKQCNHSSNWNQHMNVHRSVKSHGCGICSKTFTQKSMLHNHLNLHSGARPYCCSYCDMCFTHKASHPPPPQVTAWQDHGPEHAGDQGG; this is encoded by the exons ATGGCGGCGGGAGCACACGCG tCGTGTGCGGAGgtgctgcatttccagctgcaggggcACGAGGCAGTGGTGCTGTGCTCCATGACGTGGCTGCAGGCCGAGGACCATTTCTGCAATGTCACCATCGTGGCGCAGAGCCTGCCCTTCCGTGGCCGCCGCGTCATTCTGGATGCCTTCTCGCCCTTCCTGCGCGACCAGTTCCTGCTGAACCCCGCGGCTGAGCTGCGCATGTTGCAGGCCCACACCAACCCCGTGCTGGCTgacctgctgctgtcctggtACACGGGCACCCTGGAGTTTGCCAGATGCGACCTGGTCAACTACCTGACGGCGGCCAGCTACCTGCAGATAGAGCACATGGTGGTGTGCTGCCACGGTGCGCTGGCCCGCTTCGTCCAGCTACCGCCAGCTGCCCCCACACAGCTGCCCGAGCCCGAGGAGGACGAGGAcaaggaggatgaggaggatgtGGCGCCTGATGTGTACATCGTCAAGGTGGAGCCAGCCGCCACCCCGCACCGGTGCAGGGAGATGCGCGCATGGCCGGCCGTGGCCACAGCCAAGGCAGCCAGAGTGGCACAAGGAGGAGGagtggcggcggcggcggccatGGCGGGGACGGCTGGGATGGCAGCGCAGGACCCCCTGTGTTCCCCCCAGCTGGGGGTGGGCAAGGCCTGCTACAGCCTGGCCAAGGATGGTGAGGGCGAGGGGCTGCTCATCTTCCCTGGTGGCAGTGGCGAGGAGCCGGTGGGCAGCGTGGGCACCGTGAGCTCCTTGGGGGCGGCTGTGGCAGGCACGGGACTGGTGGTGAGCACCCCATCGGCGTCATTGCGCTGCAGGAAGTGCAGGGAGGCGTTCCAGGGCGTGGAGAAGCTGGTGTTCCACATGCGCACCCTGCACTTCGTGTTCATGTGCCTGCACTGCGGGAAGCAGTGCAACCACAGCAGCAACTGGAACCAACACATGAACGTGCACCGCAGCGTGAAGTCGCACGGCTGTGGCATTTGCAGCAAGACATTCACGCAGAAATCCATGCTGCACAACCACCTGAACCTGCACAGTGGCGCGCGGCCCTACTGCTGCTCCTACTGTGACATGTGCTTCACCCACAAAGCCAGCCATCCGCCGCCACCTCAAGTAACAGCATGGCAAGACCACGGCCCAGAACATGCTGGAGACCAGGGCGGCTGA